The proteins below come from a single Mya arenaria isolate MELC-2E11 chromosome 8, ASM2691426v1 genomic window:
- the LOC128243008 gene encoding sodium/hydrogen exchanger 8-like isoform X1, with amino-acid sequence MKLEVLLLLVSVSYVSLADPADSQDAEATDKGGKNTQLANVIQNVIESQNDTSDNNTETTTPVLVPKPPSSGHTNTEEAEEEHKKSLTIFFILIVVAICILMTHLLLITKFHYLPESIAVVLVGAFIGLVLKIFKLDWSKEEEFSPTIFFIVLLPPIIFESGYNLHKGNFFQNIGSILVFAIVGTAISAMVVGGGIYLLGQAKVAYEFTVVQSFAFGSLISAVDPVATLAIFHSLNVDTVLYMLVFGESILNDAVAITLTITVLEFENPAMAEVTGSAAFFRAVWRFLVMFFGSSLIGMISGLVSALLLKFLDLRKTPSLEIGLMLVFSYLPYGLAEGLHLSGIMAILMSGIVMSHYTHHNLSPVTQITVQHTFRTIAFMAETCVFAYIGLAFFSIKLVFQPSLIIWSIVLILLGRAVNIFPLSFISNYFREHKITKKQQFIMWFSGLRGAIAFALSLHLEFESREKKNVIVTTTLIIVLFTILFLGGSTMPLMKLLKAEKKEKKSRRKKTDREISLSKTKEMGDTVDSEHLSEYTESEAEVSFARPSQQTGFVRLDARYLKPFFTRRFTQQEVRDAKTQMTNLTKQWYNDVRAAPDESLSENDDDEEETLFINSSRHNSESSPQNEPLLQ; translated from the exons TGATAATAACACAGAGACTACAACACCAGTATTAGTCCCCAAGCCGCCATCTAGTGGCCACACAAATACAGAAGAGGCAGAAGAGGAACACAAGAAGAGTCTCACAATCTTCTTCATCCTCATTGTTGTTG CAATATGTATCCTAATGACTCATCTGCTACTGATCACAAAGTTTCACTACCTGCCGGAAAGTATAGCTGTTGTTCTTGTAG GGGCTTTCATAGGACTGGtgttaaagatatttaaactGGACTGGAGT AAAGAAGAGGAGTTCTCTCCAACCATATTCTTCATCGTTTTATTGCCGCCAATTATATTTGAATCGGGATACAATTTGCACAAG ggCAACTTTTTCCAGAACATTGGTTCCATCCTGGTATTTGCTATCGTTGGTACTGCAATATCTGCCATGGTTGTGGGAGGGGGAATTTATCTGCTGGGACAG GCAAAAGTTGCATATGAGTTTACAGTAGTACAGAGTTTTGCGTTTGGTTCCCTGATATCCGCGGTAGATCCAGTGGCCACGCTCGCGATATTCCACTCTCTAAATGTTGATACGGTGCTGTACATGTTGGTGTTCGGGGAAAGCATTCTCAATGACGCTGTGGCTATCACTCTAACAAT aaCGGTGTTGGAGTTTGAGAACCCTGCGATGGCGGAGGTAACAGGTTCGGCGGCATTCTTCAGAGCCGTGTGGAGGTTTCTAGTCATGTTCTTCGGCTCAAGTCTTATAGGGATGATCTCAGGATTAGTTAGCGCTCTT TTACTTAAATTTCTCGACCTACGTAAGACGCCATCATTAGAAATCGGACTGATGTTGGTCTTCTCCTATCTTCCATATGGGCTGGCCGAGGGATTGCATCTTTCAG GCATCATGGCAATTTTAATGAGCGGTATCGTGATGTCCCACTACACGCATCACAACCTGTCACCCGTCACCCAGATAACCGTACAACACACATTCCGTACCATTGCCTTCATGGCAG AAACATGCGTGTTTGCATACATAGGCCTGGCATTTTTTAGTATCAAGCTAGTATTCCAGCCCTCTCTTATAATATGGAGCATA GTGCTGATTCTACTGGGAAGAGCTGTAAATATTTTCCCCCTGTCtttcatttcaaactatttccGTGAGCACAAAATCACAAAGAAACAGCAATTCATCATGTGGTTTAGTg GTTTACGTGGAGCAATTGCGTTTGCTCTGAGTCTTCATCTGGAGTTTGAGTCTCGAGAGAAGAAGAATGTGATCGTTACCACGACACTCATCATCGTTCTGTTCACCATTCTCTTCCTGGGGGGATCCACAATGCCGCTCATGAAG CTTTTAAAAGCagagaaaaaagagaaaaagagCAGACGGAAAAAGACTGACAGGGAAATTTCGCttagtaaaacaaaagaaatg GGTGACACAGTCGACTCAGAGCACCTATCAGAGTACACAGAGAGTGAGGCGGAGGTCAGTTTTGCCCGCCCATCCCAGCAGACAGGGTTTGTGAGGCTGGACGCACGCTACCTCAAACCGTTCTTCACCAGGAGATTTACACAGCAG GAGGTGAGAGATGCCAAGACTCAGATGACGAATCTCACGAAGCAGTGGTATAATGACGTGCGTGCGGCCCCGGACGAGTCTCTGTCAGAAAACGATGACGACGAAGAGGAGACAttattcataaactcttcccGCCACAATTCGGAGAGCAGCCCACAAAATGAGCCTCTTTTACAGTGA
- the LOC128243008 gene encoding sodium/hydrogen exchanger 8-like isoform X3: MTHLLLITKFHYLPESIAVVLVGAFIGLVLKIFKLDWSKEEEFSPTIFFIVLLPPIIFESGYNLHKGNFFQNIGSILVFAIVGTAISAMVVGGGIYLLGQAKVAYEFTVVQSFAFGSLISAVDPVATLAIFHSLNVDTVLYMLVFGESILNDAVAITLTITVLEFENPAMAEVTGSAAFFRAVWRFLVMFFGSSLIGMISGLVSALLLKFLDLRKTPSLEIGLMLVFSYLPYGLAEGLHLSGIMAILMSGIVMSHYTHHNLSPVTQITVQHTFRTIAFMAETCMFAYLGMAIFSFKLVVKPSLIIWAIVLILLGRAVNIFPLSFISNYFREHKITKKQQFIMWFSGLRGAIAFALSLHLEFESREKKNVIVTTTLIIVLFTILFLGGSTMPLMKLLKAEKKEKKSRRKKTDREISLSKTKEMGDTVDSEHLSEYTESEAEVSFARPSQQTGFVRLDARYLKPFFTRRFTQQEVRDAKTQMTNLTKQWYNDVRAAPDESLSENDDDEEETLFINSSRHNSESSPQNEPLLQ, from the exons ATGACTCATCTGCTACTGATCACAAAGTTTCACTACCTGCCGGAAAGTATAGCTGTTGTTCTTGTAG GGGCTTTCATAGGACTGGtgttaaagatatttaaactGGACTGGAGT AAAGAAGAGGAGTTCTCTCCAACCATATTCTTCATCGTTTTATTGCCGCCAATTATATTTGAATCGGGATACAATTTGCACAAG ggCAACTTTTTCCAGAACATTGGTTCCATCCTGGTATTTGCTATCGTTGGTACTGCAATATCTGCCATGGTTGTGGGAGGGGGAATTTATCTGCTGGGACAG GCAAAAGTTGCATATGAGTTTACAGTAGTACAGAGTTTTGCGTTTGGTTCCCTGATATCCGCGGTAGATCCAGTGGCCACGCTCGCGATATTCCACTCTCTAAATGTTGATACGGTGCTGTACATGTTGGTGTTCGGGGAAAGCATTCTCAATGACGCTGTGGCTATCACTCTAACAAT aaCGGTGTTGGAGTTTGAGAACCCTGCGATGGCGGAGGTAACAGGTTCGGCGGCATTCTTCAGAGCCGTGTGGAGGTTTCTAGTCATGTTCTTCGGCTCAAGTCTTATAGGGATGATCTCAGGATTAGTTAGCGCTCTT TTACTTAAATTTCTCGACCTACGTAAGACGCCATCATTAGAAATCGGACTGATGTTGGTCTTCTCCTATCTTCCATATGGGCTGGCCGAGGGATTGCATCTTTCAG GCATCATGGCAATTTTAATGAGCGGTATCGTGATGTCCCACTACACGCATCACAACCTGTCACCCGTCACCCAGATAACCGTACAACACACATTCCGTACCATTGCCTTCATGGCAG AGACATGCATGTTTGCGTATTTAGGGATGGCTATATTTAGCTTTAAGTTAGTGGTGAAGCCCTCATTGATTATTTGGGCCATC GTGCTGATTCTACTGGGAAGAGCTGTAAATATTTTCCCCCTGTCtttcatttcaaactatttccGTGAGCACAAAATCACAAAGAAACAGCAATTCATCATGTGGTTTAGTg GTTTACGTGGAGCAATTGCGTTTGCTCTGAGTCTTCATCTGGAGTTTGAGTCTCGAGAGAAGAAGAATGTGATCGTTACCACGACACTCATCATCGTTCTGTTCACCATTCTCTTCCTGGGGGGATCCACAATGCCGCTCATGAAG CTTTTAAAAGCagagaaaaaagagaaaaagagCAGACGGAAAAAGACTGACAGGGAAATTTCGCttagtaaaacaaaagaaatg GGTGACACAGTCGACTCAGAGCACCTATCAGAGTACACAGAGAGTGAGGCGGAGGTCAGTTTTGCCCGCCCATCCCAGCAGACAGGGTTTGTGAGGCTGGACGCACGCTACCTCAAACCGTTCTTCACCAGGAGATTTACACAGCAG GAGGTGAGAGATGCCAAGACTCAGATGACGAATCTCACGAAGCAGTGGTATAATGACGTGCGTGCGGCCCCGGACGAGTCTCTGTCAGAAAACGATGACGACGAAGAGGAGACAttattcataaactcttcccGCCACAATTCGGAGAGCAGCCCACAAAATGAGCCTCTTTTACAGTGA
- the LOC128243008 gene encoding sodium/hydrogen exchanger 8-like isoform X2 codes for MKLEVLLLLVSVSYVSLADPADSQDAEATDKGGKNTQLANVIQNVIESQNDTSDNNTETTTPVLVPKPPSSGHTNTEEAEEEHKKSLTIFFILIVVAICILMTHLLLITKFHYLPESIAVVLVGAFIGLVLKIFKLDWSKEEEFSPTIFFIVLLPPIIFESGYNLHKGNFFQNIGSILVFAIVGTAISAMVVGGGIYLLGQAKVAYEFTVVQSFAFGSLISAVDPVATLAIFHSLNVDTVLYMLVFGESILNDAVAITLTITVLEFENPAMAEVTGSAAFFRAVWRFLVMFFGSSLIGMISGLVSALLLKFLDLRKTPSLEIGLMLVFSYLPYGLAEGLHLSGIMAILMSGIVMSHYTHHNLSPVTQITVQHTFRTIAFMAETCMFAYLGMAIFSFKLVVKPSLIIWAIVLILLGRAVNIFPLSFISNYFREHKITKKQQFIMWFSGLRGAIAFALSLHLEFESREKKNVIVTTTLIIVLFTILFLGGSTMPLMKLLKAEKKEKKSRRKKTDREISLSKTKEMGDTVDSEHLSEYTESEAEVSFARPSQQTGFVRLDARYLKPFFTRRFTQQEVRDAKTQMTNLTKQWYNDVRAAPDESLSENDDDEEETLFINSSRHNSESSPQNEPLLQ; via the exons TGATAATAACACAGAGACTACAACACCAGTATTAGTCCCCAAGCCGCCATCTAGTGGCCACACAAATACAGAAGAGGCAGAAGAGGAACACAAGAAGAGTCTCACAATCTTCTTCATCCTCATTGTTGTTG CAATATGTATCCTAATGACTCATCTGCTACTGATCACAAAGTTTCACTACCTGCCGGAAAGTATAGCTGTTGTTCTTGTAG GGGCTTTCATAGGACTGGtgttaaagatatttaaactGGACTGGAGT AAAGAAGAGGAGTTCTCTCCAACCATATTCTTCATCGTTTTATTGCCGCCAATTATATTTGAATCGGGATACAATTTGCACAAG ggCAACTTTTTCCAGAACATTGGTTCCATCCTGGTATTTGCTATCGTTGGTACTGCAATATCTGCCATGGTTGTGGGAGGGGGAATTTATCTGCTGGGACAG GCAAAAGTTGCATATGAGTTTACAGTAGTACAGAGTTTTGCGTTTGGTTCCCTGATATCCGCGGTAGATCCAGTGGCCACGCTCGCGATATTCCACTCTCTAAATGTTGATACGGTGCTGTACATGTTGGTGTTCGGGGAAAGCATTCTCAATGACGCTGTGGCTATCACTCTAACAAT aaCGGTGTTGGAGTTTGAGAACCCTGCGATGGCGGAGGTAACAGGTTCGGCGGCATTCTTCAGAGCCGTGTGGAGGTTTCTAGTCATGTTCTTCGGCTCAAGTCTTATAGGGATGATCTCAGGATTAGTTAGCGCTCTT TTACTTAAATTTCTCGACCTACGTAAGACGCCATCATTAGAAATCGGACTGATGTTGGTCTTCTCCTATCTTCCATATGGGCTGGCCGAGGGATTGCATCTTTCAG GCATCATGGCAATTTTAATGAGCGGTATCGTGATGTCCCACTACACGCATCACAACCTGTCACCCGTCACCCAGATAACCGTACAACACACATTCCGTACCATTGCCTTCATGGCAG AGACATGCATGTTTGCGTATTTAGGGATGGCTATATTTAGCTTTAAGTTAGTGGTGAAGCCCTCATTGATTATTTGGGCCATC GTGCTGATTCTACTGGGAAGAGCTGTAAATATTTTCCCCCTGTCtttcatttcaaactatttccGTGAGCACAAAATCACAAAGAAACAGCAATTCATCATGTGGTTTAGTg GTTTACGTGGAGCAATTGCGTTTGCTCTGAGTCTTCATCTGGAGTTTGAGTCTCGAGAGAAGAAGAATGTGATCGTTACCACGACACTCATCATCGTTCTGTTCACCATTCTCTTCCTGGGGGGATCCACAATGCCGCTCATGAAG CTTTTAAAAGCagagaaaaaagagaaaaagagCAGACGGAAAAAGACTGACAGGGAAATTTCGCttagtaaaacaaaagaaatg GGTGACACAGTCGACTCAGAGCACCTATCAGAGTACACAGAGAGTGAGGCGGAGGTCAGTTTTGCCCGCCCATCCCAGCAGACAGGGTTTGTGAGGCTGGACGCACGCTACCTCAAACCGTTCTTCACCAGGAGATTTACACAGCAG GAGGTGAGAGATGCCAAGACTCAGATGACGAATCTCACGAAGCAGTGGTATAATGACGTGCGTGCGGCCCCGGACGAGTCTCTGTCAGAAAACGATGACGACGAAGAGGAGACAttattcataaactcttcccGCCACAATTCGGAGAGCAGCCCACAAAATGAGCCTCTTTTACAGTGA